The Streptomyces sp. NBC_01268 genome window below encodes:
- the rimM gene encoding ribosome maturation factor RimM (Essential for efficient processing of 16S rRNA), protein MQLVVARIGRAHGIKGEVTVEVRTDEPELRLGPGAVLLTDPASTGPLTIETGRVHSGRLLLRFEGVKDRTAAEALRNTVLIAEIDPEELPEEEDEYYDHQLMDLDVVLADGTEIGVISEISHLPSQDLFIVERPDGSEVMIPFVSEIVTEIDLENQRAVIVPPPGLIDDRAEIASAREDESADSAEPSEGDDSGDRA, encoded by the coding sequence GTGCAGCTGGTAGTCGCGCGGATCGGCCGCGCCCACGGCATCAAGGGCGAGGTCACCGTCGAAGTGCGGACCGACGAGCCCGAGCTCAGGCTCGGCCCCGGAGCAGTCCTGCTCACCGACCCGGCCTCCACCGGGCCGCTCACCATCGAGACCGGCCGGGTGCACAGCGGCCGCCTCCTGCTGCGCTTCGAGGGCGTCAAGGACCGCACCGCGGCCGAGGCCCTGCGCAACACGGTCCTCATCGCCGAGATCGACCCCGAGGAACTGCCGGAGGAGGAGGACGAGTACTACGACCACCAGCTCATGGACCTCGACGTGGTCCTCGCCGACGGCACCGAGATCGGCGTCATCTCCGAGATCTCCCACCTGCCGTCCCAGGACCTCTTCATCGTGGAGCGGCCCGACGGCAGCGAGGTGATGATCCCCTTCGTCTCGGAGATCGTCACCGAGATCGACCTGGAGAACCAGCGGGCCGTGATCGTCCCGCCGCCCGGTCTGATCGACGACCGGGCCGAGATCGCCTCCGCCCGCGAGGACGAGTCCGCCGACTCCGCGGAGCCCTCCGAGGGCGACGACTCCGGGGACCGCGCATGA
- the trmD gene encoding tRNA (guanosine(37)-N1)-methyltransferase TrmD, producing the protein MRLDVVTIFPEYLEPLNVSLVGKARARGQLDVHVHHLRDWTYDRHNTVDDTPYGGGPGMVMKTDPWGDALDQTLADGFEAGAHGPVLVVPTPSGRPFTQELAVELSERPWLIFTPARYEGIDRRVIDEYATRMPVYEVSIGDYVLAGGEAAVLVVTEAVARLLPGVLGNAESHRDDSFAPGAMANLLEGPVYTKPPEWRGRGIPDVLLSGHHGKIARWRRDEAFRRTAANRPDLIERCDPAAFDKKDREILSMMGWAPEPGGRFWRRPDDVEE; encoded by the coding sequence ATGAGGCTCGACGTCGTCACGATCTTCCCCGAGTACCTCGAACCGCTGAACGTGTCGCTGGTCGGCAAGGCCCGTGCCCGCGGCCAGCTCGACGTCCACGTCCACCACCTGCGCGACTGGACCTACGACCGGCACAACACCGTCGACGACACCCCGTACGGCGGCGGCCCCGGCATGGTCATGAAGACCGACCCCTGGGGCGACGCGCTCGACCAGACCCTCGCCGACGGGTTCGAGGCCGGCGCCCACGGCCCGGTCCTCGTCGTCCCCACCCCCAGCGGCCGGCCCTTCACCCAGGAGCTCGCCGTCGAGCTCTCCGAGCGGCCCTGGCTGATCTTCACGCCCGCCCGCTACGAGGGCATCGACCGCAGGGTCATCGACGAGTACGCCACCCGGATGCCGGTCTACGAGGTGTCCATCGGCGACTACGTGCTGGCCGGCGGCGAGGCCGCCGTCCTGGTCGTCACCGAGGCCGTCGCCCGGCTGCTGCCCGGCGTCCTCGGCAACGCCGAGTCGCACCGGGACGACTCCTTCGCCCCCGGCGCCATGGCCAACCTCCTGGAAGGGCCCGTCTACACCAAGCCCCCCGAGTGGCGCGGCCGCGGCATCCCGGACGTCCTGCTCAGCGGGCACCACGGGAAGATCGCGCGCTGGCGGCGCGACGAGGCCTTCCGGCGCACCGCGGCCAACCGGCCGGACCTGATCGAGCGCTGCGACCCCGCCGCCTTCGACAAGAAGGACCGGGAGATCCTCTCCATGATGGGCTGGGCCCCCGAGCCCGGCGGCCGATTTTGGCGCAGGCCCGACGACGTGGAAGAATAG
- the rplS gene encoding 50S ribosomal protein L19 has product MASLLDQVNAGSLRADVPAFRPGDTVNVHVRVIEGNRSRIQQFKGVVIRRQGSGVSETFTVRKVSFSVGVERTFPVNSPIFEKIEVVTRGDVRRAKLYYLRELRGKAAKIKEKRDR; this is encoded by the coding sequence ATGGCCTCCCTGCTCGACCAGGTCAACGCCGGTTCGCTCCGCGCCGACGTCCCGGCCTTCCGCCCCGGCGACACCGTGAACGTCCACGTTCGCGTCATCGAGGGCAACCGCTCCCGTATCCAGCAGTTCAAGGGCGTCGTCATCCGCCGCCAGGGCTCCGGCGTCTCCGAGACCTTCACCGTCCGCAAGGTCTCCTTCTCCGTCGGCGTCGAGCGCACCTTCCCGGTGAACTCCCCGATCTTCGAGAAGATCGAGGTCGTGACCCGCGGTGACGTCCGTCGCGCCAAGCTCTACTACCTCCGTGAGCTGCGCGGCAAGGCCGCGAAGATCAAGGAGAAGCGCGACCGCTAA
- the lepB gene encoding signal peptidase I, whose amino-acid sequence MDTEAQHTERDRSSDEEERSRSARMSGALAAAGPLTWRRTGLIGVACMVFLLVFSHFVLQPFLVPSGSMEPTLQVGDRILVNKLAYRFGDEPRRGDVVVFDGTGSFVRQAPAGNPVTGALHDAAAALGLAEPDETDFVKRVVGTGGDRVVCCDKDGRISVNGAPVQERYVMLGDQPSKVPFDIVVPPGTLWVMGDHRSQSSDSRDHLGQPGGGMVPVDKVIGRADWIGWPFGRWSTVPGTEAFAAVPDWTGGGHAGSPTSPGSGAGRGHG is encoded by the coding sequence ATGGACACCGAAGCACAGCACACGGAGCGCGATCGCTCCTCCGACGAGGAGGAGCGGTCGCGCTCCGCGCGCATGTCCGGGGCCCTCGCGGCCGCCGGACCCCTCACCTGGCGCCGTACGGGTCTGATCGGCGTGGCCTGCATGGTCTTCCTGCTGGTCTTCAGCCACTTCGTGCTCCAGCCCTTCCTGGTGCCCAGCGGCTCCATGGAACCCACCCTCCAGGTCGGCGACCGGATCCTGGTCAACAAGCTGGCGTACCGCTTCGGCGACGAGCCGCGCCGGGGCGACGTCGTCGTCTTCGACGGCACCGGCTCCTTCGTCCGGCAGGCGCCGGCCGGCAACCCGGTCACCGGCGCCCTGCACGACGCGGCCGCCGCCCTCGGCCTCGCCGAGCCCGACGAGACCGACTTCGTGAAGCGGGTCGTCGGCACCGGCGGCGACCGGGTGGTCTGCTGCGACAAGGACGGCCGGATCAGCGTCAACGGCGCCCCCGTCCAGGAGCGGTACGTGATGCTGGGCGACCAGCCGTCCAAGGTGCCCTTCGACATCGTCGTGCCGCCCGGCACCCTGTGGGTCATGGGCGACCACCGCAGCCAGTCCAGCGACTCCCGGGACCACCTCGGGCAGCCCGGCGGCGGCATGGTCCCGGTCGACAAGGTCATCGGGCGCGCGGACTGGATCGGCTGGCCCTTCGGCCGCTGGTCCACCGTCCCCGGGACGGAGGCCTTCGCCGCCGTGCCCGACTGGACGGGCGGCGGACACGCCGGGAGCCCCACGAGCCCGGGGAGCGGCGCCGGGCGCGGCCATGGGTAG
- the lepB gene encoding signal peptidase I, with the protein MGRRGRTSDGRRGDAGADTGHGPEDGGRPRPGRAERRRLARKVKRRRQRSAIKEIPLLVTVAVLIALVLKTFLVQAFVIPSGSMEQTIRIDDRVLVDKLTPWFGSRPQRGDVVVFKDPGGWLQQETAPSADDPVGVKQLKQALTFIGLLPSADEQDLIKRVVAVGGDTVKCCGKDGRITVNGVPLDEPYLHPGNAPSKIPFEVKVPQGRIFVMGDHRANSADSRYHLDEKDHGTVSEDQVVGRAVVIAWPVGHWRRLEERSAFSPVPSAASPPEDGAVGGAEAQGVSHSVSQRNLNGLPGLPTPAELPLVMGVVGLSLFRDRRLHGLRSGCGGFGGRRTIRTRRAREEARSARATGGGHDG; encoded by the coding sequence ATGGGTAGGCGGGGCAGGACGTCCGACGGGCGCCGCGGAGACGCCGGTGCCGACACCGGCCACGGGCCGGAGGACGGCGGCCGGCCGCGCCCGGGGCGGGCCGAGCGGCGCAGGCTGGCCCGCAAGGTGAAACGGCGCCGGCAGCGCTCCGCGATCAAGGAGATCCCGCTCCTCGTCACCGTGGCCGTGCTGATCGCCCTGGTCCTCAAGACCTTCCTCGTGCAGGCCTTCGTCATCCCGTCCGGCTCGATGGAGCAGACGATCCGGATCGACGACCGGGTGCTGGTCGACAAGCTGACGCCCTGGTTCGGCTCCCGGCCGCAGCGCGGGGACGTCGTCGTCTTCAAGGACCCGGGCGGCTGGCTCCAGCAGGAGACCGCCCCGTCGGCCGACGACCCGGTGGGCGTCAAACAGCTCAAGCAGGCGCTGACCTTCATCGGACTGCTGCCCTCCGCCGACGAACAGGACCTCATCAAGCGGGTGGTGGCGGTCGGCGGGGACACCGTGAAGTGCTGCGGCAAGGACGGGCGGATCACCGTCAACGGCGTACCGTTGGACGAACCGTATCTGCACCCGGGGAACGCGCCTTCGAAGATCCCCTTCGAGGTGAAGGTCCCCCAGGGGAGGATCTTCGTCATGGGCGACCACCGGGCGAACTCCGCCGACTCGCGCTACCACCTGGACGAGAAGGACCACGGCACCGTCTCCGAGGACCAGGTCGTGGGCCGGGCCGTCGTCATCGCCTGGCCGGTGGGTCACTGGCGGCGGCTCGAAGAACGATCGGCCTTCTCCCCGGTGCCCTCGGCGGCCTCGCCGCCCGAAGACGGCGCGGTGGGCGGGGCCGAAGCGCAGGGTGTGTCGCATAGTGTGTCCCAGCGGAATCTGAACGGATTGCCCGGGCTCCCGACCCCTGCGGAACTCCCGCTCGTTATGGGAGTGGTGGGCCTGTCCCTGTTCCGGGACAGGCGATTGCACGGACTGAGGAGTGGATGTGGGGGATTTGGCGGTCGGCGCACGATCCGGACACGACGAGCCCGAGAAGAGGCCCGATCGGCCCGCGCAACAGGCGGCGGCCATGACGGATGA
- the lepB gene encoding signal peptidase I codes for MAVGARSGHDEPEKRPDRPAQQAAAMTDDSTGRQDGDAGSGQGPDQDATPSGDTGDGGADTGRGARGQKKQRSFWKELPLLIGIALILALLIKTFLVQAFSIPSDSMMNTLQRGDRVLVDKLTPWFGSEPERGEVVVFHDPGGWLEEGKTPEPNIVQKALSFIGLMPSAEEKDLIKRVIAVGGDTVSCKEGGKVTVNGKELDETSYLYPGSVPCEPAFGPIKVPEGRIWVMGDNRQNSLDSRYHQELAGGGTVSNDEVVGRAVVIAWPVTRWATLPVPSTFDQPGLSQALAVAPGAAGVAGALPLVLWRRKKLAARHTAE; via the coding sequence TTGGCGGTCGGCGCACGATCCGGACACGACGAGCCCGAGAAGAGGCCCGATCGGCCCGCGCAACAGGCGGCGGCCATGACGGATGACTCCACGGGCCGTCAGGACGGTGACGCGGGCTCCGGCCAGGGCCCGGACCAGGACGCCACCCCGTCCGGCGACACCGGTGACGGCGGCGCGGACACCGGCCGCGGTGCCAGGGGCCAGAAGAAGCAGCGCTCCTTCTGGAAGGAGCTGCCGCTGCTGATCGGCATCGCGCTGATCCTCGCGCTGCTGATCAAGACCTTCCTGGTGCAGGCGTTCTCGATTCCCTCGGACTCGATGATGAACACCCTCCAGCGCGGTGACCGGGTGCTCGTCGACAAGCTCACCCCGTGGTTCGGCTCCGAGCCCGAGCGCGGCGAGGTCGTCGTCTTCCACGACCCGGGCGGCTGGCTGGAGGAGGGCAAGACGCCCGAGCCCAACATCGTGCAGAAGGCCCTGAGCTTCATCGGCCTCATGCCGTCCGCCGAGGAGAAGGACCTGATCAAGCGGGTCATCGCGGTCGGCGGCGACACCGTCTCCTGCAAGGAGGGCGGCAAGGTCACGGTCAACGGCAAGGAGCTGGACGAGACCTCGTACCTGTACCCCGGCTCGGTGCCCTGCGAGCCCGCCTTCGGCCCGATCAAGGTCCCCGAGGGCCGCATCTGGGTCATGGGCGACAACCGGCAGAACTCCCTGGACTCCCGCTACCACCAGGAGCTCGCCGGCGGCGGCACCGTCTCCAACGACGAGGTCGTCGGCCGCGCCGTCGTCATCGCCTGGCCGGTGACCCGCTGGGCCACCCTGCCGGTCCCGTCCACGTTCGACCAGCCCGGCCTCAGCCAGGCGCTGGCCGTCGCCCCCGGGGCGGCGGGCGTCGCCGGTGCGCTTCCGCTGGTGCTGTGGCGCCGGAAGAAGCTGGCCGCACGTCATACCGCCGAGTAG
- the lepB gene encoding signal peptidase I codes for MSVNPRTKDGHGRLGSVLSGLAVAVGCVLFLGGFVLGAVLYQPYTVPSDSMTPTLAVGSKVLAERIDGTDVRRGDVVVFTDPLWGNVTMVKRVVGVGGDTVACCGTDGRLLINGKPVDEPYLPKGQPGSNYVFSTTLPAGKLFLLGDERRNSVDSRAHLQDAAHGAVSASSVVGRVDAVAWPSPTVLERPASFAALPGGISGPGPVAPLFYAIVAGCVLILAGAAYGPLARLGARGQAPADGSARDRVSA; via the coding sequence ATGAGCGTCAATCCGCGTACCAAGGACGGCCACGGCCGTCTCGGCAGCGTGCTGTCGGGACTCGCCGTGGCCGTCGGCTGTGTGCTCTTCCTCGGCGGCTTCGTCCTCGGGGCCGTGCTCTACCAGCCGTACACGGTGCCCAGCGACTCCATGACGCCGACGCTCGCGGTCGGCTCCAAGGTGCTCGCCGAACGCATCGACGGCACGGACGTCCGGCGCGGCGACGTCGTCGTCTTCACCGACCCGCTCTGGGGCAACGTGACCATGGTCAAGCGGGTGGTGGGCGTCGGCGGCGACACCGTCGCCTGCTGCGGCACGGACGGCCGGCTCCTGATCAACGGCAAGCCGGTCGACGAACCGTATCTGCCGAAGGGCCAGCCCGGCTCGAACTACGTCTTCTCCACCACCCTGCCGGCCGGGAAGCTGTTCCTCCTCGGCGACGAGCGGCGCAACTCGGTGGACTCGCGCGCCCACCTCCAGGACGCCGCCCACGGCGCCGTGTCCGCCTCCTCCGTCGTCGGCCGCGTCGACGCCGTCGCCTGGCCCTCCCCGACCGTCCTCGAACGGCCCGCGAGTTTCGCGGCGCTGCCGGGCGGCATCTCCGGACCCGGACCCGTCGCGCCGCTCTTCTACGCGATCGTCGCCGGGTGTGTACTGATCCTGGCCGGAGCCGCGTACGGGCCGCTGGCCCGGCTCGGCGCCCGCGGGCAGGCGCCGGCGGACGGGAGCGCCAGGGACAGGGTGAGCGCATGA
- a CDS encoding NUDIX hydrolase has translation MTEATENRRVARVVLLDPDDRILLLHGYEPDDPGRTWWFTPGGGLEGDESREEAALRELAEETGITEVELGPVLWRRSCSFPFDGRRWNQDEWYFLARTTQTVTAPAGLTELEARSVAGLRWWTSAELSAARETVYPDRLAELLRTLLDEGPPNAPLVLAPEIV, from the coding sequence ATGACGGAAGCGACCGAGAACCGGCGGGTGGCCCGGGTCGTCCTGCTCGACCCCGACGACCGCATCCTCCTCCTGCACGGCTACGAACCCGACGACCCCGGCCGGACCTGGTGGTTCACCCCCGGCGGCGGCCTGGAGGGCGACGAGAGCCGGGAGGAGGCCGCGCTGCGCGAGCTCGCCGAGGAGACCGGCATCACCGAGGTCGAACTCGGCCCCGTGCTGTGGCGGCGCTCCTGCTCGTTCCCGTTCGACGGGCGCCGCTGGAACCAGGACGAGTGGTACTTCCTCGCCCGTACCACCCAGACGGTGACCGCCCCGGCCGGCCTCACCGAACTGGAGGCCCGCAGCGTCGCCGGCCTGAGGTGGTGGACTTCCGCCGAACTGTCGGCGGCCCGTGAGACGGTGTACCCCGACAGACTCGCCGAGCTGCTGCGCACGCTGCTCGACGAAGGACCTCCCAACGCGCCGCTCGTGCTCGCCCCGGAAATCGTTTAG
- a CDS encoding DUF2469 domain-containing protein, whose product MSAEDLEKYETEMELKLYREYRDVVGLFKYVIETERRFYLTNDYEMQVHSVQGEVFFEVSMADAWVWDMYRPARFVKQVRVLTFKDVNIEELNKSDLELPGS is encoded by the coding sequence ATGAGCGCCGAGGACCTCGAGAAGTACGAGACCGAGATGGAGCTGAAGCTCTACCGGGAGTACCGCGATGTCGTCGGGCTGTTCAAATACGTGATCGAGACCGAGCGGCGCTTCTACCTCACCAACGACTACGAGATGCAGGTGCACTCGGTCCAGGGCGAGGTCTTCTTCGAGGTCTCGATGGCGGACGCCTGGGTCTGGGACATGTACCGGCCCGCCAGGTTCGTGAAGCAGGTCCGCGTCCTGACCTTCAAGGACGTGAACATCGAGGAGCTCAACAAGAGCGACCTGGAGCTTCCCGGCAGCTGA
- a CDS encoding YraN family protein has product MNATRALGRYGEELAARRLTAAGLHVLARNWRCGRTGEIDIVARQGDTLVVCEVKTRREGAFEHPMAAVTPRKAERLRRLAACWLDRHGGPPAGGGVRIDLVGVLLPRRGAPVLTHAQGVA; this is encoded by the coding sequence ATGAACGCGACCCGAGCCCTCGGGCGGTACGGAGAAGAGCTCGCCGCCCGCCGGCTGACCGCGGCCGGCCTGCACGTCCTCGCCAGGAACTGGCGGTGCGGCCGCACCGGAGAGATCGACATCGTCGCCCGCCAGGGGGACACCCTCGTCGTCTGCGAGGTCAAGACCCGGCGCGAGGGGGCCTTCGAGCACCCGATGGCCGCCGTCACCCCGCGCAAGGCCGAGCGGCTGCGACGCCTCGCCGCCTGCTGGCTCGACCGGCACGGCGGCCCACCCGCCGGGGGAGGCGTCCGCATCGACCTCGTCGGTGTCCTGCTGCCCCGCCGGGGCGCACCCGTCCTCACCCACGCCCAGGGGGTGGCGTGA